Within the Flexivirga oryzae genome, the region AGATCGCAGTCCCGACAGAGGTCAAGGCGGGCGAGCACCGAGTGGGCATCACCCCGGTCGGCGTGCACGAACTCGTCCGGAACGGCCACGAGGTGCTGGTCCAGCGGGGAGCCGGCGAGGGCAGCTCGCTCGCCGACGACGCGTACGTCGCGGAGGGTGCCCGGATCGTCGAGTCGGCCGACGACGTGTGGGGCGAGGCCGACATCGTGCTGAAGGTGAAGGAGCCGATCGAGGAGGAGTACCACCGGCTCCGTGCGGATCTGACGCTCTTCACCTACCTGCACCTGGCCGCCGACGAGGCGCTCACCCGCGAGCTGGTGAAGACGAAGGTCACCGGGATCGCTTACGAGACAGTGCAACTCCCGTCCGGGATGCTGCCGCTGCTCTATCCGATGAGCGAGGTCGCGGGTTGCCTCGCCCCGCAGGTCGGTGCGCACTCGCTGATGAAGGAACACGGCGGGTCGGGGGTGCTGATGGGCGGTGTCGGCGGTGTCGCCAGTGCGAAGGTCGTCGTCCTCGGCGGCGGGGTGACCGGCCAGAACGCCGCGAACATCGCCCTCGGCATGGGTGCGGACGTCACGATCCTGGACACCGACCTGGAGAAACTGCGGATGACGTTCTGGCGCTACGACAACCGGGTCCGGCAGATCGCCAGCTCCGAGATGGCGGTGCGCGAGCAGGTGCTCGGAGCCGACCTGGTCATCGGGTCCGTGCTGATCCCGGGTGCCCGGGCGCCGAAGCTGGTCAGCAACGAGATGGTCGCCAACATGAAGCCCGGCTCGGTGCTGGTGGACATCGCGGTGGACCAGGGCGGCTGCTTCGAGGACACCCACCCGACGACGCACGCCGACCCGACGTTCCGGGTCCACGGCAGCACGTTCTACTGCGTCGCCAACATGCCCGGCGCCGTCCCGAACACCTCCACCTGGGCGCTCACCAACGCGACCCTGCCGTATGTCGTGCGGTTGGCGAACCACGGATGGCAGGAGGCGCTGCACGCCGACGCCGCGCTCGCCCGCGGCCTGAACACCTATGCCGGGCAGGTCGTCTGCGAGCCGGTTGCCGAGGCGCACGGACTGGAGTACGTCGATCCCGCGAGCGTCATCGGCTGATCCGCAGTTCCGCGGAAGCGGTTGCGGCAGCGCCCTCGATGTGTGAGATTCGAAGCACCGCGCGGAGGGGACACTGCGTGCATGATCTCGAGGGGGAGCGGATGCGTAAGCCCGTCATCGTCGTCGCCACCACCGTTTCCGCGGCGCTGATCGCGGCCTGTCAGAGCGGTTCGGACGCGGCGACGCCGACCGGCAGCACAGGTCAACCGCAGCCGCGCTCCAGCGCTGCGAGCACGCCGACCGGGTCCACGGGCTCGTCGGGGTCGGACGCGGCCGACAGCAACCCTCCGGGCAAGCCGGGCGTGTCCTACCGGGCGGCGCTGTCGCATCCGGTCAAGGACAGCTACTACCCGAAGCACGGCACCCCGTATCTGGACACCCTGCACTACGGGCTGGACCTCGACTGGCGGCCGAGGGCCAAGCGTCTCACCGGCATCGCCACGATCCGGTTCCGCATCACGACCGCGCGTGACAGTGTCCGTTTCGCGCTCGGCACACCCTTGCACGTCAGCAAGGTGGTCCTCGACGGCAAGCGGGTGAGCAGCACCCGCAGCGGCAACAGCGTGACGATCCAGACTGGGCCGCTGACGACGAACTCCCGCCATACCGTTGCCATCTCGTATGCCGGAACGCCTGCGCTGACCCAGGAGCCGGCGATGCGGTCCGACGTGCAGAAGGACGGCTTCCACATCGGGCGGACCGGGAACACCTGGACCTTCCAGGAGCCGTTCGGCGCCTTCACCTGGTATCCCGTCAACGACCAGCCGTCCGACAAGGCCTACTACGATGCCCGCCTCACCGCGCATCGCGGGCAGCAGGGCGTCTTCAACGGTCAGCTCACATCGTCGGTGAAAACCGGTGACAGCACGACGAATTCGTTCCACCTCGACAAGCCGGCATCGTCATACCTGACCACCGTGGCATTCGGGAGATACACCCACCAGGAGGTGACCGGGCCGCACGGGCTACCGGTCAACTACTGGTATGCCGACCGGCACAGCCCGATGTTGCCGCTGATCCGCAAGACCCCGCAGATGCTCTCCTGGATCGAGAAGACCCTCGGCCCGTACCCGTTCGCGAGCGCGGGTTTCCTTCTGGTGCCAGGAAACTCGGGCATGGAGACCCAGACGCTCGTGACATTCAGCGACCAACTCTCGAAGCCCGACCTGTATGAGACCGAGGGTGACGTGGTGCACGAGCTCATCCACCAGTGGTTCGGCGACGAGATCACCCCGACCGACTGGAAGGACGTCTGGCTCAACGAGAGCCTGACCATGTACCTCGAATACCGCTACCTGATCGACCGCGGTTACACCACCGAGTCGAAGGTCTACGGCAGGTTGCAGCGCGGTCAGGACGAGGTGTGGCGCGTCATGGGCGGCCCACCCGGTGCCTATCGGCACGACGACTTCGGCGACATGAACATCTATGACTGTGGCGCGCTGCTGCTGCACAATCTCGAAAAAGCCTATGGCAGAGCCAAGCTCGATGCGGCCTTGAAGGGATGGCCGGCGACCGCGAAGTACGGCAACAGTGATCGGACGAAGTTCGCGGCCTACATGAGCAAGGCGCTCGAATCGAAGGCCGGGCCGTACATCCTGCACTGGCTCACCGCGAAGACGACACCCGCGCCGCTGCCGAAGCAGCCCTGAGCCTCACGCGAGAAGGCGCCGCGCGAGCAGCGTCGAGTCGTCGATGTCGATGCTGACCCCGTCGCGGACCACGGTGCGCGGACGCTGCTCGGCCACCAACACCTCGAAGCCCGAGGGCAATCCGGGCACCAGGTCAGCCGCCAGGAACATCGCCCTCCGCTTCGCCTCGGACAGCTCGGCGAAGTGCGCCGCCGGCGAGTGGCCGACGACCAGCAGGTGCCCGCCGGGAGCAACGGCACCGGCCAACCGGCCCACGGCGTCCACCATCCCGCCGTCGGGCAGGTGCAGGAAGTGCGACGTCACCAGGTCGTAGGAGCGTCCGCCCGCGTCGAACTGACGAACGTCCACCTGCCACCACTGCGTGCGGTCCGCGACGCCGGCCTGCTCCGCGTGCCGGGCGGCGCGCGCCAGGCCGCCCGCGGCGAAGTCCGCACCGGTCACCTGCCAGCCCTGCTGCGCCAGCCAGATGACGTCCCCGCCCTCGCCGCACCCGACGTCCAACGCGGTGCCGGGCCGCAACCCGCTCGCCTCCGCCACGAGCTGCGGATTCGGCTTCCCGCTCCAGACGGAGTCGGCCCCGGCATACCTCTCCTCCCACCCGGCGACCTCGAAGTAGTTGGGGTCTTCGTCGTGTGCGTGCGTCCCGTCGGTGTGCATGCCACCAGCATCCCAAGGTTGTATGGCGCGCGGCGAACGGACTTGCCGGATCGGCAAACCGCTCAGCCGGCCGCGGTCTCCTTCTGCGGCGGTGCGTCGATGACGGTGCGCTCGCCGTGCGGGTTGCGGAAGAACAGCACCGCGATGATCGCGATGATCGCGATCGCGGCCGGGAGGTAGATCGACTCACCCATCGAGCGGGCGAAACCGTGTGCCACGAACGGCGGCAGGTGCACGGGGGTGTTGCTCTGCCTTGCGGCGTAGTCGCCGGCGCCGCTGCCGAGATGGTGCGTCAGGCGGGCCTGCATGACGGCGGCGATGGCGGCGCTGCCGATGACGGCACCCATCTGGCGGGTCATGTTGTAGACGCCCGAGCCGGCGCCGGCACGCTGCGGCGGCAGGGTCCTGGTGGCGGTCACCGAGATCGGGGACCACATGAAGCCGTTCGCCATACCCAGCACCAGCATCGGCAGCACGAGTTTCCAGGTCGGGGTGTCCGGACCGATCACGGCACCCAGCCAGAAGGCCCCGACCGCCAGACAGGTCAATCCGAAACCGGCTACCACCCGCGGGTGGTAGCGGTCGACCAGGTGCCCCACGGCGGGGGAGAGGATCGCAGCCAGGACGGCCATCGGCACGAAGAGCAGGCCGGACTCGATCGGCGACAGTCCCCGCACCACCTGTGCGTAGATCATCATCGGCAACGCGAACGAGGTGATCACGAAACCGACGATGCAGATCGCCACGTTGGCCAGGCTGAAGTTGCGGTCCCGGAAGAGCGCGAGCGGCACCAGCGCGTCGACCTTCGTGCGCGCCTGCCACCACACGAACAACACCATCAGGACGACACCGAGCACGATCAGCAACGGCACAGAGATAATCCCCCACATGGTGCCCCAGTCGTAGGACTCACCCTCCTGGATGCCGAACACCAGGCAGAACAGCCCGGCGCCGCTGAGCGACACACCGACCCAGTCGAAGGTGTGCGAGTGCACCGGTAGCGTCGGCACCAGCCACCACGCGAGCACGAACCCGATGACGCCGACCGGGACGTTGACGTAGAAGATCCACTCCCAGCCCCAGTTCTCGGTGATCAGCCCGCCGACCACCGGACCGACCAGGGTCGCCACGCCCGCGACCGCGCCCCACAGGCTCATCGCCTGGCCGCGGCGCTCGCCGGGGAAGGTCCGGGTGATCACCGCCATGGTCTGCGGCGTCATCATCGCCGCGCCGACACCCTGCACGACGCGTGCCGCGATGAGCATCCCGATGGTGTTCGTGAGGCCGCACCACAGGGACGACAGCGTGAAGAGCGCGAGACCGGTCAGGTAGAGCCGGCGCGGACCGAACCGGTCACCGAGCCTCCCGGTGAACAGCAGCGGCACGGCATACGCGAGCAGGTAGGCGCTGGTGACCCAGACGACACTGTTGATGTCGGTGTGCAGACCCTCCTGGATGGCGGGCGTGGCGACCGACACGATCGTCGAGTCGACCAGGATCATGAAGAACCCGATGCACAGCGCGATCAGCGCGCGCCACGGGTTCACCTGTTGCAGCTCCAAGGGCGGGGATCCTTCTGACGGAGAGGGAAGCACCGGTCAGGATGTCCCGGTGAACCTCCCAACTGTAGGTCCTCGCCCTGATAGGGCAGCTATGTGTGCCCGGTTGCGGGGCAGGCGGTGGCCGAGCTCGTCGAGGTGGCCGAGCTTGTCGAGGTCACCAGGTGTGGTTTCGACAAGCTCAACCAGCTCTTGGCGGATCAACCAGCTCTTGGCGGATCAACCAGCTCTTGGCGGTGCTCCCTACTGCGGATCGGTCGGCGGCACCTCGCCGGTGCTTCCCGGGGCCTCGCCGCCGTCGGTGTCGTGCGGACGCTGCTCGGCCAGCTTGTCGGCGC harbors:
- a CDS encoding class I SAM-dependent methyltransferase, which produces MHTDGTHAHDEDPNYFEVAGWEERYAGADSVWSGKPNPQLVAEASGLRPGTALDVGCGEGGDVIWLAQQGWQVTGADFAAGGLARAARHAEQAGVADRTQWWQVDVRQFDAGGRSYDLVTSHFLHLPDGGMVDAVGRLAGAVAPGGHLLVVGHSPAAHFAELSEAKRRAMFLAADLVPGLPSGFEVLVAEQRPRTVVRDGVSIDIDDSTLLARRLLA
- a CDS encoding M1 family metallopeptidase, whose product is MRKPVIVVATTVSAALIAACQSGSDAATPTGSTGQPQPRSSAASTPTGSTGSSGSDAADSNPPGKPGVSYRAALSHPVKDSYYPKHGTPYLDTLHYGLDLDWRPRAKRLTGIATIRFRITTARDSVRFALGTPLHVSKVVLDGKRVSSTRSGNSVTIQTGPLTTNSRHTVAISYAGTPALTQEPAMRSDVQKDGFHIGRTGNTWTFQEPFGAFTWYPVNDQPSDKAYYDARLTAHRGQQGVFNGQLTSSVKTGDSTTNSFHLDKPASSYLTTVAFGRYTHQEVTGPHGLPVNYWYADRHSPMLPLIRKTPQMLSWIEKTLGPYPFASAGFLLVPGNSGMETQTLVTFSDQLSKPDLYETEGDVVHELIHQWFGDEITPTDWKDVWLNESLTMYLEYRYLIDRGYTTESKVYGRLQRGQDEVWRVMGGPPGAYRHDDFGDMNIYDCGALLLHNLEKAYGRAKLDAALKGWPATAKYGNSDRTKFAAYMSKALESKAGPYILHWLTAKTTPAPLPKQP
- the ald gene encoding alanine dehydrogenase, coding for MKIAVPTEVKAGEHRVGITPVGVHELVRNGHEVLVQRGAGEGSSLADDAYVAEGARIVESADDVWGEADIVLKVKEPIEEEYHRLRADLTLFTYLHLAADEALTRELVKTKVTGIAYETVQLPSGMLPLLYPMSEVAGCLAPQVGAHSLMKEHGGSGVLMGGVGGVASAKVVVLGGGVTGQNAANIALGMGADVTILDTDLEKLRMTFWRYDNRVRQIASSEMAVREQVLGADLVIGSVLIPGARAPKLVSNEMVANMKPGSVLVDIAVDQGGCFEDTHPTTHADPTFRVHGSTFYCVANMPGAVPNTSTWALTNATLPYVVRLANHGWQEALHADAALARGLNTYAGQVVCEPVAEAHGLEYVDPASVIG
- a CDS encoding DHA2 family efflux MFS transporter permease subunit; protein product: MELQQVNPWRALIALCIGFFMILVDSTIVSVATPAIQEGLHTDINSVVWVTSAYLLAYAVPLLFTGRLGDRFGPRRLYLTGLALFTLSSLWCGLTNTIGMLIAARVVQGVGAAMMTPQTMAVITRTFPGERRGQAMSLWGAVAGVATLVGPVVGGLITENWGWEWIFYVNVPVGVIGFVLAWWLVPTLPVHSHTFDWVGVSLSGAGLFCLVFGIQEGESYDWGTMWGIISVPLLIVLGVVLMVLFVWWQARTKVDALVPLALFRDRNFSLANVAICIVGFVITSFALPMMIYAQVVRGLSPIESGLLFVPMAVLAAILSPAVGHLVDRYHPRVVAGFGLTCLAVGAFWLGAVIGPDTPTWKLVLPMLVLGMANGFMWSPISVTATRTLPPQRAGAGSGVYNMTRQMGAVIGSAAIAAVMQARLTHHLGSGAGDYAARQSNTPVHLPPFVAHGFARSMGESIYLPAAIAIIAIIAVLFFRNPHGERTVIDAPPQKETAAG